A genomic region of Conger conger chromosome 6, fConCon1.1, whole genome shotgun sequence contains the following coding sequences:
- the ccpg1 gene encoding cell cycle progression protein 1 isoform X7, whose amino-acid sequence MSESSSDTESSCGWTLISNEGSDIETLGSEHGADGGPDPVESPPGLEEEVTQNEPMAPCAGGNEETAESCLDTTIKEETVEETLPVSEAGEEDVAEENVPVSDHSDIVTLDPSKVAELGPWEEQVVPEEESMGNEELYLGTSSSSQYTFSTPEKTYLTLSNWKFPESFRDLGNRLKGHLSASCSFPVFPVEPPAGGSSSSSSSDEETGEQPSLTVRRRRVRRSTATAPEVEEVQGTGQEDEEQQEEHKQEQEEHGGPTQGHVNGTLNKCILLALVVAFSMGFGHFYGKFEGTVQIKERQKMVEKIRVSKLSDTGGKAPPPLPHLELVQHLGEDLEEKRDTVLSFTAIVDKITKENEQLKFKQAELQAQRDDLTLRLKESREQKSRVESHQEGLVVENRHLKSSLEREEASLSALQEELRNLRGQIRNLEERGAGSDSILWENQRLKDHLEEEKQRIRSFLRQKETLMAEAQMLRRELDKERKVTERLKEELEQLSIQSTGAVGEADPETQELQVRLTELEKKLNFEQQRSDLWERLYVETKEERLKGDRQARDSKPKESVISKVTETFDAVKNSTKEFVHHHKEQIKKAKEAVKENLRKFSDSVKSTFRHFKDSATRTLDKVHHPQDGKFQERKDVKTEAQHHKHQKEHKAGDMDSDGPVWLHKPLKPLHQSAHKPNTESFQTDRNTRKPGAKVQEEPEQGKHREMPKGCSSVFDCAYQESMSLFNKALDPIRMDEFNQLIHSYLQQEVNHFHHWRELQSFINNFFHNGVFIHDQMLFTDFVSGVEDYLEDMDEYQSHDDDDVFEDLDEFVYRHFFGDTYAKRYGPRLQSQ is encoded by the exons ATGTCTGAGAGCTCAAGCGACACAGAATCTTCTTGTGGATGGACACTCATAAGCAATGAA GGTTCAGACATTGAGACCCTGGGGTCGGAGCATGGAGCAGACGGTGGGCCTGACCCAGTCGAAAGCCcccctgggctggaggaggaggtgacgCAGAACGAGCCAATGGCTCCCTGCG CTGGTGGCAACGAAGAGACGGCTGAGTCATGTCTCGATACCACCATAAAAGAGGAAACGGTTGAAGAGACGCTGCCTGTTTCtgag GCTGGTGAGGAGGACGTGGCGGAGGAGAACGTTCCGGTGAGCGATCACTCCGACATTGTGACCCTTGACCCCTCAaaggtggcagagctgggaCCCTGGGAGGAGCAGGTGGTCCCGGAGGAAGAGTCCATGGGCAACGAGGAACTCTACTTGGGAACTTCATCCAGCAGCCAGTACACCTTCAGCACTCCTGAAAAGACCT ATTTGACGCTGAGCAATTGGAAGTTTCCGGAAAGTTTCAGGGACTTGGGCAATCGTCTGAAAGGGCATCTGTCTGCCAGCTGCTCATTCCCAG tattcccagtGGAGCCCCCCGCAGGAGGCTcgagcagtagcagcagtagtgaTGAAGAGACAGGAGAACAACCCAGCCTGACCGTGAGGAGGCGCAGGGTAAGGAGGAGCACAGCCACTGCTCCCGAGGTCGAGGAGGTGCAGGGCACGggacaggaggatgaagagcAACAGGAGGAGCACAAGCAAGAGCAGGAGGAACATGGAGGCCCTACCCAGGGGCATGTCAACGGCACCCTCAACAAATGCATCCTGCTGGCCCTGGTCGTTGCCTTTAGCATGGGCTTTGGACACTTTTACG GTAAATTTGAAG GTACAGTTCAGATTAAAGAGAGGCAGAAAATGGTGGAGAAAATCCGTGTGAGTAAGCTGAGTGACACAGGAGGCAAAgcaccaccacccctcccccatctg GAATTGGTTCAGCATCTGGGAGAGGACCTAGAGGAAAAGCGTGATACGGTGCTCTCCTTCACTGCGATTGTGGATAAAATAACTAAAGAGAACGAGCAACTCAAATTCAAACAGGCTGAGCTTCAG GCACAGAGAGATGACCTGACTCTACGCCTGAAAGAGAGCAGGGAGCAGAAGAGCCGGGTGGAGTCTCATCAGGAGGGCCTGGTCGTGGAGAACCGTCACCTGAAGAGCTCGCTGGAGCGGGAGGAGGCCTCCCTCTCCgccctgcaggaggagctgaggaACCTGCGGGGCCAGATCCGAAACCTGGAGGAGCGGGGCGCCGGCTCCGACTCCATCCTGTGGGAGAACCAGCGGCTAAAGGACCACCTGGAGGAAGAGAAGCAGCGGATCCGCAGCTTCCTCCGGCAGAAGGAGACGCTGATGGCCGAGGCCCAGATGCTGCGGAGGGAGCTGGACAAGGAGCGTAAGGTGACCGAGAGGCtgaaggaggagctggagcagctcaGCATCCAGAGCACCGGGGCGGTGGGAGAGGCTGACCCAGAGACCCAGGAGCTCCAGGTGCGCCTGACGGAGCTGGAGAAGAAGCTGAACTTCGAGCAGCAGCGCTCGGACCTCTGGGAGAGGCTGTACGTGGAGACCAAGGAGGAGCGGCTGAAAGGAGACCGGCAGGCCAGAGACAGCAAGCCCAAGGAGAGCGTGATCAGCAAGGTCACAGAGACCTTCGACGCTGTGAAGAATTCCACTAAGGAGTTTGTTCACCACCACAAGGAGCAGATCAAGAAGGCCAAGGAGGCTGTGAAGGAGAACCTTAGGAAGTTCTCGGACTCTGTCAAGTCCACCTTCCGCCACTTCAAGGACTCGGCCACTCGCACGTTGGATAAGGTTCATCACCCTCAAGATGGAAAGTTCCAAGAGAGGAAAGATGTTAAGACCGAAGCTCAACATCACAAGCACCAGAAGGAACATAAAGCTGGAGACATGGACTCTGATGGCCCAGTCTGGCTGCACAAGCCCCTCAAGCCCCTTCATCAAAGTGCACATAAGCCCAACACCGAGAGCTTTCAGACTGACCGTAACACACGGAAGCCAGGGGCCAAAGTTCAGGAGGAGCCAGAGCAAGGAAAACACAGGGAGATGCCTAAGGGATGTTCCAGTGTTTTCGACTGCGCCTACCAAGAGTCCATGAGCCTCTTCAACAAGGCCCTGGACCCCATTCGGATGGATGAGTTCAACCAGCTTATCCACAGCTACCTGCAGCAAGAAGTAAACCACTTCCACCACTGGAGGGAGCTGCAGAGCTTTATCAACAACTTCTTCCACAATGGTGTCTTCATTCATGATCAGATGCTATTTACGGACTTTGTTAGTGGTGTGGAAGACTACCTGGAAGACATGGATGAGTACCAGAGCCATGATGATGACGATGTCTTTGAGGATCTGGATGAATTTGTATATAGACACTTCTTTGGGGATACCTATGCAAAACGCTATGGGCCAAG GTTGCAAAGTCAGTAA
- the ccpg1 gene encoding cell cycle progression protein 1 isoform X1: MSESSSDTESSCGWTLISNEGSDIETLGSEHGADGGPDPVESPPGLEEEVTQNEPMAPCAGGNEETAESCLDTTIKEETVEETLPVSEAGEEDVAEENVPVSDHSDIVTLDPSKVAELGPWEEQVVPEEESMGNEELYLGTSSSSQYTFSTPEKTYLTLSNWKFPESFRDLGNRLKGHLSASCSFPVFPVEPPAGGSSSSSSSDEETGEQPSLTVRRRRVRRSTATAPEVEEVQGTGQEDEEQQEEHKQEQEEHGGPTQGHVNGTLNKCILLALVVAFSMGFGHFYGKFEGTVQIKERQKMVEKIRVSKLSDTGGKAPPPLPHLELVQHLGEDLEEKRDTVLSFTAIVDKITKENEQLKFKQAELQAQRDDLTLRLKESREQKSRVESHQEGLVVENRHLKSSLEREEASLSALQEELRNLRGQIRNLEERGAGSDSILWENQRLKDHLEEEKQRIRSFLRQKETLMAEAQMLRRELDKERKVTERLKEELEQLSIQSTGAVGEADPETQELQVRLTELEKKLNFEQQRSDLWERLYVETKEERLKGDRQARDSKPKESVISKVTETFDAVKNSTKEFVHHHKEQIKKAKEAVKENLRKFSDSVKSTFRHFKDSATRTLDKVHHPQDGKFQERKDVKTEAQHHKHQKEHKAGDMDSDGPVWLHKPLKPLHQSAHKPNTESFQTDRNTRKPGAKVQEEPEQGKHREMPKGCSSVFDCAYQESMSLFNKALDPIRMDEFNQLIHSYLQQEVNHFHHWRELQSFINNFFHNGVFIHDQMLFTDFVSGVEDYLEDMDEYQSHDDDDVFEDLDEFVYRHFFGDTYAKRYGPSRPFQGPTSKSKEDSQLGHQRKQQQAYSRPNREKKWSRPGHATRRHIANVKIELGPLPFDPKY, from the exons ATGTCTGAGAGCTCAAGCGACACAGAATCTTCTTGTGGATGGACACTCATAAGCAATGAA GGTTCAGACATTGAGACCCTGGGGTCGGAGCATGGAGCAGACGGTGGGCCTGACCCAGTCGAAAGCCcccctgggctggaggaggaggtgacgCAGAACGAGCCAATGGCTCCCTGCG CTGGTGGCAACGAAGAGACGGCTGAGTCATGTCTCGATACCACCATAAAAGAGGAAACGGTTGAAGAGACGCTGCCTGTTTCtgag GCTGGTGAGGAGGACGTGGCGGAGGAGAACGTTCCGGTGAGCGATCACTCCGACATTGTGACCCTTGACCCCTCAaaggtggcagagctgggaCCCTGGGAGGAGCAGGTGGTCCCGGAGGAAGAGTCCATGGGCAACGAGGAACTCTACTTGGGAACTTCATCCAGCAGCCAGTACACCTTCAGCACTCCTGAAAAGACCT ATTTGACGCTGAGCAATTGGAAGTTTCCGGAAAGTTTCAGGGACTTGGGCAATCGTCTGAAAGGGCATCTGTCTGCCAGCTGCTCATTCCCAG tattcccagtGGAGCCCCCCGCAGGAGGCTcgagcagtagcagcagtagtgaTGAAGAGACAGGAGAACAACCCAGCCTGACCGTGAGGAGGCGCAGGGTAAGGAGGAGCACAGCCACTGCTCCCGAGGTCGAGGAGGTGCAGGGCACGggacaggaggatgaagagcAACAGGAGGAGCACAAGCAAGAGCAGGAGGAACATGGAGGCCCTACCCAGGGGCATGTCAACGGCACCCTCAACAAATGCATCCTGCTGGCCCTGGTCGTTGCCTTTAGCATGGGCTTTGGACACTTTTACG GTAAATTTGAAG GTACAGTTCAGATTAAAGAGAGGCAGAAAATGGTGGAGAAAATCCGTGTGAGTAAGCTGAGTGACACAGGAGGCAAAgcaccaccacccctcccccatctg GAATTGGTTCAGCATCTGGGAGAGGACCTAGAGGAAAAGCGTGATACGGTGCTCTCCTTCACTGCGATTGTGGATAAAATAACTAAAGAGAACGAGCAACTCAAATTCAAACAGGCTGAGCTTCAG GCACAGAGAGATGACCTGACTCTACGCCTGAAAGAGAGCAGGGAGCAGAAGAGCCGGGTGGAGTCTCATCAGGAGGGCCTGGTCGTGGAGAACCGTCACCTGAAGAGCTCGCTGGAGCGGGAGGAGGCCTCCCTCTCCgccctgcaggaggagctgaggaACCTGCGGGGCCAGATCCGAAACCTGGAGGAGCGGGGCGCCGGCTCCGACTCCATCCTGTGGGAGAACCAGCGGCTAAAGGACCACCTGGAGGAAGAGAAGCAGCGGATCCGCAGCTTCCTCCGGCAGAAGGAGACGCTGATGGCCGAGGCCCAGATGCTGCGGAGGGAGCTGGACAAGGAGCGTAAGGTGACCGAGAGGCtgaaggaggagctggagcagctcaGCATCCAGAGCACCGGGGCGGTGGGAGAGGCTGACCCAGAGACCCAGGAGCTCCAGGTGCGCCTGACGGAGCTGGAGAAGAAGCTGAACTTCGAGCAGCAGCGCTCGGACCTCTGGGAGAGGCTGTACGTGGAGACCAAGGAGGAGCGGCTGAAAGGAGACCGGCAGGCCAGAGACAGCAAGCCCAAGGAGAGCGTGATCAGCAAGGTCACAGAGACCTTCGACGCTGTGAAGAATTCCACTAAGGAGTTTGTTCACCACCACAAGGAGCAGATCAAGAAGGCCAAGGAGGCTGTGAAGGAGAACCTTAGGAAGTTCTCGGACTCTGTCAAGTCCACCTTCCGCCACTTCAAGGACTCGGCCACTCGCACGTTGGATAAGGTTCATCACCCTCAAGATGGAAAGTTCCAAGAGAGGAAAGATGTTAAGACCGAAGCTCAACATCACAAGCACCAGAAGGAACATAAAGCTGGAGACATGGACTCTGATGGCCCAGTCTGGCTGCACAAGCCCCTCAAGCCCCTTCATCAAAGTGCACATAAGCCCAACACCGAGAGCTTTCAGACTGACCGTAACACACGGAAGCCAGGGGCCAAAGTTCAGGAGGAGCCAGAGCAAGGAAAACACAGGGAGATGCCTAAGGGATGTTCCAGTGTTTTCGACTGCGCCTACCAAGAGTCCATGAGCCTCTTCAACAAGGCCCTGGACCCCATTCGGATGGATGAGTTCAACCAGCTTATCCACAGCTACCTGCAGCAAGAAGTAAACCACTTCCACCACTGGAGGGAGCTGCAGAGCTTTATCAACAACTTCTTCCACAATGGTGTCTTCATTCATGATCAGATGCTATTTACGGACTTTGTTAGTGGTGTGGAAGACTACCTGGAAGACATGGATGAGTACCAGAGCCATGATGATGACGATGTCTTTGAGGATCTGGATGAATTTGTATATAGACACTTCTTTGGGGATACCTATGCAAAACGCTATGGGCCAAG TAGACCCTTTCAAGGGCCGACTTCAAAAAGTAAAGAGGACAGCCAGCTGGGCCATCAGCGAAAGCAGCAGCAGGCTTATTCTCGCCCCAACAGAGAGAAGAAATGGAGCAGGCCAGGACACGCAACTCGGAGACACATTGCGAATGTCAAAATAGAGCTGGGCCCATTGCCATTTGATCCAAAATATTAA
- the ccpg1 gene encoding cell cycle progression protein 1 isoform X5 — translation MSESSSDTESSCGWTLISNEGSDIETLGSEHGADGGPDPVESPPGLEEEVTQNEPMAPCAGGNEETAESCLDTTIKEETVEETLPVSEAGEEDVAEENVPVSDHSDIVTLDPSKVAELGPWEEQVVPEEESMGNEELYLGTSSSSQYTFSTPEKTYLTLSNWKFPESFRDLGNRLKGHLSASCSFPVFPVEPPAGGSSSSSSSDEETGEQPSLTVRRRRVRRSTATAPEVEEVQGTGQEDEEQQEEHKQEQEEHGGPTQGHVNGTLNKCILLALVVAFSMGFGHFYGKFEGTVQIKERQKMVEKIRVSKLSDTGGKAPPPLPHLAQRDDLTLRLKESREQKSRVESHQEGLVVENRHLKSSLEREEASLSALQEELRNLRGQIRNLEERGAGSDSILWENQRLKDHLEEEKQRIRSFLRQKETLMAEAQMLRRELDKERKVTERLKEELEQLSIQSTGAVGEADPETQELQVRLTELEKKLNFEQQRSDLWERLYVETKEERLKGDRQARDSKPKESVISKVTETFDAVKNSTKEFVHHHKEQIKKAKEAVKENLRKFSDSVKSTFRHFKDSATRTLDKVHHPQDGKFQERKDVKTEAQHHKHQKEHKAGDMDSDGPVWLHKPLKPLHQSAHKPNTESFQTDRNTRKPGAKVQEEPEQGKHREMPKGCSSVFDCAYQESMSLFNKALDPIRMDEFNQLIHSYLQQEVNHFHHWRELQSFINNFFHNGVFIHDQMLFTDFVSGVEDYLEDMDEYQSHDDDDVFEDLDEFVYRHFFGDTYAKRYGPSRPFQGPTSKSKEDSQLGHQRKQQQAYSRPNREKKWSRPGHATRRHIANVKIELGPLPFDPKY, via the exons ATGTCTGAGAGCTCAAGCGACACAGAATCTTCTTGTGGATGGACACTCATAAGCAATGAA GGTTCAGACATTGAGACCCTGGGGTCGGAGCATGGAGCAGACGGTGGGCCTGACCCAGTCGAAAGCCcccctgggctggaggaggaggtgacgCAGAACGAGCCAATGGCTCCCTGCG CTGGTGGCAACGAAGAGACGGCTGAGTCATGTCTCGATACCACCATAAAAGAGGAAACGGTTGAAGAGACGCTGCCTGTTTCtgag GCTGGTGAGGAGGACGTGGCGGAGGAGAACGTTCCGGTGAGCGATCACTCCGACATTGTGACCCTTGACCCCTCAaaggtggcagagctgggaCCCTGGGAGGAGCAGGTGGTCCCGGAGGAAGAGTCCATGGGCAACGAGGAACTCTACTTGGGAACTTCATCCAGCAGCCAGTACACCTTCAGCACTCCTGAAAAGACCT ATTTGACGCTGAGCAATTGGAAGTTTCCGGAAAGTTTCAGGGACTTGGGCAATCGTCTGAAAGGGCATCTGTCTGCCAGCTGCTCATTCCCAG tattcccagtGGAGCCCCCCGCAGGAGGCTcgagcagtagcagcagtagtgaTGAAGAGACAGGAGAACAACCCAGCCTGACCGTGAGGAGGCGCAGGGTAAGGAGGAGCACAGCCACTGCTCCCGAGGTCGAGGAGGTGCAGGGCACGggacaggaggatgaagagcAACAGGAGGAGCACAAGCAAGAGCAGGAGGAACATGGAGGCCCTACCCAGGGGCATGTCAACGGCACCCTCAACAAATGCATCCTGCTGGCCCTGGTCGTTGCCTTTAGCATGGGCTTTGGACACTTTTACG GTAAATTTGAAG GTACAGTTCAGATTAAAGAGAGGCAGAAAATGGTGGAGAAAATCCGTGTGAGTAAGCTGAGTGACACAGGAGGCAAAgcaccaccacccctcccccatctg GCACAGAGAGATGACCTGACTCTACGCCTGAAAGAGAGCAGGGAGCAGAAGAGCCGGGTGGAGTCTCATCAGGAGGGCCTGGTCGTGGAGAACCGTCACCTGAAGAGCTCGCTGGAGCGGGAGGAGGCCTCCCTCTCCgccctgcaggaggagctgaggaACCTGCGGGGCCAGATCCGAAACCTGGAGGAGCGGGGCGCCGGCTCCGACTCCATCCTGTGGGAGAACCAGCGGCTAAAGGACCACCTGGAGGAAGAGAAGCAGCGGATCCGCAGCTTCCTCCGGCAGAAGGAGACGCTGATGGCCGAGGCCCAGATGCTGCGGAGGGAGCTGGACAAGGAGCGTAAGGTGACCGAGAGGCtgaaggaggagctggagcagctcaGCATCCAGAGCACCGGGGCGGTGGGAGAGGCTGACCCAGAGACCCAGGAGCTCCAGGTGCGCCTGACGGAGCTGGAGAAGAAGCTGAACTTCGAGCAGCAGCGCTCGGACCTCTGGGAGAGGCTGTACGTGGAGACCAAGGAGGAGCGGCTGAAAGGAGACCGGCAGGCCAGAGACAGCAAGCCCAAGGAGAGCGTGATCAGCAAGGTCACAGAGACCTTCGACGCTGTGAAGAATTCCACTAAGGAGTTTGTTCACCACCACAAGGAGCAGATCAAGAAGGCCAAGGAGGCTGTGAAGGAGAACCTTAGGAAGTTCTCGGACTCTGTCAAGTCCACCTTCCGCCACTTCAAGGACTCGGCCACTCGCACGTTGGATAAGGTTCATCACCCTCAAGATGGAAAGTTCCAAGAGAGGAAAGATGTTAAGACCGAAGCTCAACATCACAAGCACCAGAAGGAACATAAAGCTGGAGACATGGACTCTGATGGCCCAGTCTGGCTGCACAAGCCCCTCAAGCCCCTTCATCAAAGTGCACATAAGCCCAACACCGAGAGCTTTCAGACTGACCGTAACACACGGAAGCCAGGGGCCAAAGTTCAGGAGGAGCCAGAGCAAGGAAAACACAGGGAGATGCCTAAGGGATGTTCCAGTGTTTTCGACTGCGCCTACCAAGAGTCCATGAGCCTCTTCAACAAGGCCCTGGACCCCATTCGGATGGATGAGTTCAACCAGCTTATCCACAGCTACCTGCAGCAAGAAGTAAACCACTTCCACCACTGGAGGGAGCTGCAGAGCTTTATCAACAACTTCTTCCACAATGGTGTCTTCATTCATGATCAGATGCTATTTACGGACTTTGTTAGTGGTGTGGAAGACTACCTGGAAGACATGGATGAGTACCAGAGCCATGATGATGACGATGTCTTTGAGGATCTGGATGAATTTGTATATAGACACTTCTTTGGGGATACCTATGCAAAACGCTATGGGCCAAG TAGACCCTTTCAAGGGCCGACTTCAAAAAGTAAAGAGGACAGCCAGCTGGGCCATCAGCGAAAGCAGCAGCAGGCTTATTCTCGCCCCAACAGAGAGAAGAAATGGAGCAGGCCAGGACACGCAACTCGGAGACACATTGCGAATGTCAAAATAGAGCTGGGCCCATTGCCATTTGATCCAAAATATTAA
- the ccpg1 gene encoding cell cycle progression protein 1 isoform X2 — translation MSESSSDTESSCGWTLISNEGSDIETLGSEHGADGGPDPVESPPGLEEEVTQNEPMAPCAGGNEETAESCLDTTIKEETVEETLPVSEAGEEDVAEENVPVSDHSDIVTLDPSKVAELGPWEEQVVPEEESMGNEELYLGTSSSSQYTFSTPEKTYLTLSNWKFPESFRDLGNRLKGHLSASCSFPVFPVEPPAGGSSSSSSSDEETGEQPSLTVRRRRVRRSTATAPEVEEVQGTGQEDEEQQEEHKQEQEEHGGPTQGHVNGTLNKCILLALVVAFSMGFGHFYGTVQIKERQKMVEKIRVSKLSDTGGKAPPPLPHLELVQHLGEDLEEKRDTVLSFTAIVDKITKENEQLKFKQAELQAQRDDLTLRLKESREQKSRVESHQEGLVVENRHLKSSLEREEASLSALQEELRNLRGQIRNLEERGAGSDSILWENQRLKDHLEEEKQRIRSFLRQKETLMAEAQMLRRELDKERKVTERLKEELEQLSIQSTGAVGEADPETQELQVRLTELEKKLNFEQQRSDLWERLYVETKEERLKGDRQARDSKPKESVISKVTETFDAVKNSTKEFVHHHKEQIKKAKEAVKENLRKFSDSVKSTFRHFKDSATRTLDKVHHPQDGKFQERKDVKTEAQHHKHQKEHKAGDMDSDGPVWLHKPLKPLHQSAHKPNTESFQTDRNTRKPGAKVQEEPEQGKHREMPKGCSSVFDCAYQESMSLFNKALDPIRMDEFNQLIHSYLQQEVNHFHHWRELQSFINNFFHNGVFIHDQMLFTDFVSGVEDYLEDMDEYQSHDDDDVFEDLDEFVYRHFFGDTYAKRYGPSRPFQGPTSKSKEDSQLGHQRKQQQAYSRPNREKKWSRPGHATRRHIANVKIELGPLPFDPKY, via the exons ATGTCTGAGAGCTCAAGCGACACAGAATCTTCTTGTGGATGGACACTCATAAGCAATGAA GGTTCAGACATTGAGACCCTGGGGTCGGAGCATGGAGCAGACGGTGGGCCTGACCCAGTCGAAAGCCcccctgggctggaggaggaggtgacgCAGAACGAGCCAATGGCTCCCTGCG CTGGTGGCAACGAAGAGACGGCTGAGTCATGTCTCGATACCACCATAAAAGAGGAAACGGTTGAAGAGACGCTGCCTGTTTCtgag GCTGGTGAGGAGGACGTGGCGGAGGAGAACGTTCCGGTGAGCGATCACTCCGACATTGTGACCCTTGACCCCTCAaaggtggcagagctgggaCCCTGGGAGGAGCAGGTGGTCCCGGAGGAAGAGTCCATGGGCAACGAGGAACTCTACTTGGGAACTTCATCCAGCAGCCAGTACACCTTCAGCACTCCTGAAAAGACCT ATTTGACGCTGAGCAATTGGAAGTTTCCGGAAAGTTTCAGGGACTTGGGCAATCGTCTGAAAGGGCATCTGTCTGCCAGCTGCTCATTCCCAG tattcccagtGGAGCCCCCCGCAGGAGGCTcgagcagtagcagcagtagtgaTGAAGAGACAGGAGAACAACCCAGCCTGACCGTGAGGAGGCGCAGGGTAAGGAGGAGCACAGCCACTGCTCCCGAGGTCGAGGAGGTGCAGGGCACGggacaggaggatgaagagcAACAGGAGGAGCACAAGCAAGAGCAGGAGGAACATGGAGGCCCTACCCAGGGGCATGTCAACGGCACCCTCAACAAATGCATCCTGCTGGCCCTGGTCGTTGCCTTTAGCATGGGCTTTGGACACTTTTACG GTACAGTTCAGATTAAAGAGAGGCAGAAAATGGTGGAGAAAATCCGTGTGAGTAAGCTGAGTGACACAGGAGGCAAAgcaccaccacccctcccccatctg GAATTGGTTCAGCATCTGGGAGAGGACCTAGAGGAAAAGCGTGATACGGTGCTCTCCTTCACTGCGATTGTGGATAAAATAACTAAAGAGAACGAGCAACTCAAATTCAAACAGGCTGAGCTTCAG GCACAGAGAGATGACCTGACTCTACGCCTGAAAGAGAGCAGGGAGCAGAAGAGCCGGGTGGAGTCTCATCAGGAGGGCCTGGTCGTGGAGAACCGTCACCTGAAGAGCTCGCTGGAGCGGGAGGAGGCCTCCCTCTCCgccctgcaggaggagctgaggaACCTGCGGGGCCAGATCCGAAACCTGGAGGAGCGGGGCGCCGGCTCCGACTCCATCCTGTGGGAGAACCAGCGGCTAAAGGACCACCTGGAGGAAGAGAAGCAGCGGATCCGCAGCTTCCTCCGGCAGAAGGAGACGCTGATGGCCGAGGCCCAGATGCTGCGGAGGGAGCTGGACAAGGAGCGTAAGGTGACCGAGAGGCtgaaggaggagctggagcagctcaGCATCCAGAGCACCGGGGCGGTGGGAGAGGCTGACCCAGAGACCCAGGAGCTCCAGGTGCGCCTGACGGAGCTGGAGAAGAAGCTGAACTTCGAGCAGCAGCGCTCGGACCTCTGGGAGAGGCTGTACGTGGAGACCAAGGAGGAGCGGCTGAAAGGAGACCGGCAGGCCAGAGACAGCAAGCCCAAGGAGAGCGTGATCAGCAAGGTCACAGAGACCTTCGACGCTGTGAAGAATTCCACTAAGGAGTTTGTTCACCACCACAAGGAGCAGATCAAGAAGGCCAAGGAGGCTGTGAAGGAGAACCTTAGGAAGTTCTCGGACTCTGTCAAGTCCACCTTCCGCCACTTCAAGGACTCGGCCACTCGCACGTTGGATAAGGTTCATCACCCTCAAGATGGAAAGTTCCAAGAGAGGAAAGATGTTAAGACCGAAGCTCAACATCACAAGCACCAGAAGGAACATAAAGCTGGAGACATGGACTCTGATGGCCCAGTCTGGCTGCACAAGCCCCTCAAGCCCCTTCATCAAAGTGCACATAAGCCCAACACCGAGAGCTTTCAGACTGACCGTAACACACGGAAGCCAGGGGCCAAAGTTCAGGAGGAGCCAGAGCAAGGAAAACACAGGGAGATGCCTAAGGGATGTTCCAGTGTTTTCGACTGCGCCTACCAAGAGTCCATGAGCCTCTTCAACAAGGCCCTGGACCCCATTCGGATGGATGAGTTCAACCAGCTTATCCACAGCTACCTGCAGCAAGAAGTAAACCACTTCCACCACTGGAGGGAGCTGCAGAGCTTTATCAACAACTTCTTCCACAATGGTGTCTTCATTCATGATCAGATGCTATTTACGGACTTTGTTAGTGGTGTGGAAGACTACCTGGAAGACATGGATGAGTACCAGAGCCATGATGATGACGATGTCTTTGAGGATCTGGATGAATTTGTATATAGACACTTCTTTGGGGATACCTATGCAAAACGCTATGGGCCAAG TAGACCCTTTCAAGGGCCGACTTCAAAAAGTAAAGAGGACAGCCAGCTGGGCCATCAGCGAAAGCAGCAGCAGGCTTATTCTCGCCCCAACAGAGAGAAGAAATGGAGCAGGCCAGGACACGCAACTCGGAGACACATTGCGAATGTCAAAATAGAGCTGGGCCCATTGCCATTTGATCCAAAATATTAA